One window from the genome of Paraclostridium sordellii encodes:
- a CDS encoding SpoIIE family protein phosphatase codes for MNYYFDFSSFSMNKYNEELCGDKVEFLNSDEKFIAVLSDGLGSGVKANILATLTSKIAITMLKEGAELPEVVDTILKTLPVCLERNLAYSTFTIITIDFEGMVYIAEFDNPSIFYLSNKKVQDINWIELSINNRKIRESRFKIKEDDILIFVSDGVIYAGGGTVLNLNWKWEDVKAYIEKFIAVNMTSREITRTLIGACDQLYMQKPGDDTTVATIKISKPKYTTIFTGPPKDKKHDEYVASEFLKNKGRKVICGGTSAKIIARKLNQKIDMNFNIIDEDIPPIARIKGIDLVTEGMLTLKRSIEILESIKDGENTKLKDDGASKLVKILLEQSTHIKFIVGCAINSANKCMYNNEIENPKVEVIKQLEKTLKKFGKIVEVYYC; via the coding sequence ATGAATTACTACTTTGATTTTTCAAGTTTTAGTATGAATAAATATAATGAAGAACTTTGTGGTGATAAAGTTGAATTTTTAAATAGTGATGAAAAGTTTATAGCTGTATTGTCAGATGGATTAGGAAGTGGAGTTAAAGCTAATATTTTAGCTACACTAACATCTAAAATAGCTATAACTATGTTGAAAGAAGGGGCTGAACTACCTGAAGTTGTTGATACTATTTTAAAAACTCTTCCAGTATGTTTAGAAAGAAATTTAGCATATTCAACTTTCACGATAATTACAATAGATTTTGAGGGTATGGTTTATATAGCTGAGTTTGATAATCCAAGTATATTTTACCTAAGCAATAAAAAAGTTCAAGATATAAATTGGATAGAACTTAGTATAAACAATAGAAAAATAAGAGAGAGTAGATTTAAAATAAAAGAAGATGATATACTTATATTTGTAAGTGATGGAGTTATATATGCTGGAGGAGGAACAGTATTAAACTTAAACTGGAAATGGGAAGATGTAAAAGCATATATTGAAAAATTTATTGCGGTTAATATGACATCTAGAGAAATTACAAGAACTTTAATTGGAGCTTGTGATCAATTATATATGCAAAAACCAGGAGATGATACTACTGTAGCAACTATAAAAATATCAAAACCTAAATATACAACTATATTTACAGGTCCTCCTAAAGATAAAAAGCATGATGAATATGTAGCAAGTGAATTTTTAAAAAATAAAGGGAGAAAAGTCATATGTGGGGGAACTTCTGCCAAAATTATAGCAAGAAAGTTAAATCAAAAAATAGATATGAATTTTAATATAATTGATGAAGATATACCTCCAATTGCTAGAATAAAAGGAATTGACCTTGTAACAGAGGGAATGCTAACTTTAAAAAGGTCTATAGAAATATTAGAAAGCATAAAGGATGGAGAAAACACAAAGTTAAAGGATGATGGAGCTTCAAAACTTGTAAAAATACTTTTAGAACAATCTACTCATATAAAATTCATAGTAGGATGTGCTATAAATTCAGCTAATAAGTGTATGTATAATAATGAAATAGAAAATCCCAAAGTAGAAGTTATAAAACAATTAGAAAAAACGCTTAAAAAATTTGGGAAAATAGTAGAAGTTTATTACTGTTAA
- a CDS encoding nitroreductase family protein — protein sequence MNKLEFIYNRVSVRKYKNEAIPKEDIVEILKAGTYAPSGKNLQNWHFIVVSDVGKIKKISECVINKGNKLIKEVNDDKSKSSFLKMLPYYTVFKSAPVLILVYASEYPNTEYNILKLANKSDEYLQKALFSNPGIQNIGAAMENILLASSAMGYGTCWMTGPNFARDEIKELIGFEKEGFELACMTPLGVPTDEKHPRAKRKSLEEVVTFID from the coding sequence ATGAATAAGTTAGAGTTTATTTACAATCGAGTAAGTGTAAGAAAATATAAAAATGAAGCTATACCAAAAGAAGATATAGTCGAAATTTTAAAAGCCGGAACTTATGCACCTTCAGGGAAAAACCTTCAAAACTGGCATTTTATAGTAGTTTCCGATGTTGGAAAAATAAAAAAAATTTCTGAATGTGTTATAAACAAAGGTAATAAATTAATTAAAGAAGTAAATGACGATAAATCAAAGTCATCATTTTTAAAAATGTTGCCATACTATACAGTATTTAAAAGTGCTCCTGTTTTAATATTAGTTTACGCAAGTGAATACCCAAATACAGAGTATAATATATTAAAATTAGCAAATAAATCTGATGAATATTTACAAAAAGCTTTATTTTCAAATCCGGGTATTCAAAATATAGGTGCAGCTATGGAAAATATTTTACTTGCATCTAGTGCTATGGGATATGGAACTTGTTGGATGACAGGACCTAATTTTGCAAGAGATGAAATTAAAGAATTAATAGGATTTGAAAAAGAAGGATTTGAATTAGCATGTATGACTCCTTTAGGAGTACCTACAGATGAAAAACATCCAAGAGCTAAAAGAAAATCACTAGAAGAAGTAGTAACATTTATTGATTAA
- a CDS encoding methionine gamma-lyase family protein → MLNETKELLKNFYELDDEIFNLSNEVMDDIKGRFEEIKEIREYNQYKVLKAMQESNLSDNHFNWTTGYGYNDIGREKIEEIYSKVFNTEDAIVRPIIVNGTHALTLCVQGIVRPGDEILSVTGKPYDTLEGVIGIREEKGSLKEFGVTYNQVDFLENGEVDLEGIKEKINDKTKLVMIQRSKGYSWRKSLTISDIKEVIETVKSIKPEVIVMVDNCYGEFIETKEPTDVGADIMAGSLIKNPGGGLALTGGYIVGKKELVELISYRLTSPGIGKECGLTFGTSRTVLQGFFLAPYVVSQALMGAIFCSRMFEKLGYEVLPKYDDLRSDIIQCVRLNNAQEVIDFCQGVQAAAPVDSFVKPEPWAMPGYDSEVIMAAGAFIQGSSIELSADAPIKPPYNVYFQGGLTFDHSKMGTLKAYQYMKKNK, encoded by the coding sequence ATGCTAAATGAGACAAAAGAATTATTAAAAAACTTTTATGAATTGGATGATGAAATTTTCAACTTATCTAATGAAGTTATGGATGATATAAAAGGAAGATTTGAAGAGATAAAGGAAATAAGAGAATACAATCAATATAAAGTTTTAAAGGCTATGCAAGAATCTAATTTAAGTGATAATCACTTTAACTGGACAACAGGGTATGGATATAATGATATTGGGCGTGAAAAAATAGAGGAAATATACTCTAAAGTATTTAATACTGAGGATGCTATAGTAAGACCGATAATAGTTAATGGAACTCATGCATTAACATTATGTGTACAAGGGATTGTAAGACCCGGGGATGAAATTTTATCAGTTACTGGAAAGCCATATGATACACTAGAAGGTGTTATAGGTATAAGAGAAGAAAAAGGATCATTAAAAGAGTTTGGAGTTACATACAATCAAGTAGACTTCTTAGAAAATGGAGAGGTAGACCTAGAGGGAATAAAAGAAAAAATTAATGATAAAACTAAATTAGTAATGATACAAAGATCTAAAGGATATTCTTGGAGAAAATCTTTAACAATATCAGATATAAAAGAAGTTATAGAGACTGTTAAAAGCATAAAACCAGAAGTTATAGTAATGGTTGATAATTGCTATGGAGAATTTATTGAGACTAAAGAACCAACTGATGTAGGTGCAGATATAATGGCAGGATCTCTTATAAAAAATCCAGGAGGAGGATTAGCTTTAACTGGAGGATATATAGTAGGTAAGAAAGAGTTGGTAGAACTTATATCATATAGACTTACATCTCCTGGAATAGGAAAAGAATGTGGACTTACATTTGGAACAAGTAGAACTGTTTTACAAGGATTTTTCTTAGCTCCATATGTGGTATCACAAGCATTAATGGGAGCAATTTTCTGTTCTAGGATGTTTGAAAAATTAGGATATGAAGTTTTACCAAAATATGATGATTTAAGAAGTGATATAATTCAATGTGTAAGATTAAATAATGCACAAGAAGTTATAGATTTTTGTCAAGGAGTACAAGCTGCAGCTCCAGTAGATTCATTTGTAAAACCAGAACCATGGGCTATGCCAGGTTATGATAGTGAAGTTATAATGGCAGCAGGTGCATTTATACAAGGATCATCTATAGAATTAAGTGCAGATGCTCCTATAAAACCACCATATAATGTATATTTCCAAGGTGGATTAACTTTTGATCACTCTAAAATGGGAACTTTAAAGGCATATCAATATATGAAAAAGAACAAATAA
- a CDS encoding DEAD/DEAH box helicase produces the protein MNKSYDINLDFSLSKALQKQGIKSLNKIQSLVFDDIKDHKDLIVQAQTGSGKTLAYLLPLFQKIDTSKRETQVLILAPTHELSMQIVNQVKLLSENSGINVTTLPLIGEVNIQKQIKNIKSIKPHIVVGTTGRILDLIQQRKLKVHTVKTIVLDEVDSLIGGKSLRSVKDVIKCTLKDKQLLAFSASADDKCVEILKDLMKDPKIVKTENKVSVNKNINHMYLLGDKRDKFKLLRKSLAAVNPKKAIVFVNDEESIEVINNKLNFHNRNSVCIYGRMTKEDRKNALDKFKSGKSNVLVSSDLSARGIDIKDVTHVFNLDFPVSSNEYIHRVGRTARGTNQGDAISIITPKELASVRFLSKEFNIKISHKDLSEGKLIDFNK, from the coding sequence ATGAATAAATCTTATGATATTAACTTAGATTTTAGCTTATCTAAAGCTTTACAAAAGCAAGGTATAAAAAGTCTAAATAAAATACAATCACTAGTCTTTGATGATATAAAAGACCATAAAGACTTAATAGTTCAAGCCCAAACAGGAAGTGGTAAAACATTAGCTTACTTACTACCTTTATTTCAAAAAATAGATACTTCAAAGCGTGAAACTCAAGTTTTAATTTTAGCTCCAACACATGAGCTTTCTATGCAAATAGTAAACCAAGTTAAATTACTATCTGAAAATTCAGGCATAAATGTAACAACGCTTCCTTTAATAGGCGAGGTTAATATTCAAAAACAAATAAAAAATATAAAAAGCATAAAGCCTCATATAGTAGTTGGAACTACAGGAAGAATTTTAGATTTAATCCAACAAAGAAAATTAAAAGTTCATACTGTAAAAACTATTGTATTAGATGAAGTAGATAGCTTAATAGGAGGAAAAAGCTTAAGATCTGTAAAAGACGTAATTAAATGTACATTAAAAGATAAACAATTGTTAGCATTTTCAGCTAGTGCAGATGATAAGTGTGTAGAAATTTTAAAAGATTTAATGAAAGATCCTAAGATTGTTAAAACAGAAAATAAAGTAAGTGTAAACAAAAATATAAATCATATGTACTTATTAGGTGATAAAAGAGATAAATTTAAATTACTTAGAAAATCTTTAGCTGCTGTAAATCCTAAAAAAGCTATAGTTTTTGTAAATGATGAAGAAAGCATAGAAGTAATAAATAATAAGTTAAACTTCCATAATAGAAACTCAGTTTGTATATATGGAAGAATGACTAAAGAGGATAGAAAAAATGCCTTAGATAAATTTAAATCAGGTAAATCTAATGTTTTAGTTTCATCAGATTTATCAGCTAGAGGTATAGATATTAAGGATGTTACACATGTTTTTAACCTAGACTTCCCTGTTAGTAGCAATGAATATATACACAGAGTAGGTAGAACAGCTAGAGGTACAAATCAAGGAGATGCAATTTCTATAATAACTCCAAAAGAACTAGCATCAGTTAGATTTTTATCAAAAGAATTTAACATAAAAATTTCACATAAAGATTTATCTGAAGGAAAACTAATAGATTTTAACAAATAA
- a CDS encoding ferredoxin — translation MKAFVDKDVCIGCGACTGICPEIFEMEDDGLAVAKEGEVPAELEESAVEAQDGCPVSAITVE, via the coding sequence ATGAAAGCATTTGTAGATAAAGACGTATGTATTGGATGTGGAGCATGTACAGGTATATGTCCAGAAATTTTTGAAATGGAAGATGATGGTTTAGCAGTAGCTAAAGAAGGTGAGGTTCCAGCTGAATTAGAAGAAAGTGCTGTTGAAGCACAAGATGGATGTCCTGTAAGTGCTATAACTGTAGAATAA
- a CDS encoding MarR family winged helix-turn-helix transcriptional regulator: MSNVDLTKITDELFTLLMQLNSKVFNQDKMVKCSPLPPSHVKVIFYLYNNGSSSISDIAARLAISKPNMTPVIDKLLKEGLVYRTEDPNDRRIVRIDLTQKAHDLTLEHKRKLKELLLSQLTSLSQEDLLKMSDLVSELTKIIVKLN; encoded by the coding sequence ATGAGTAATGTAGATTTAACTAAAATAACTGATGAGCTATTTACTTTGCTAATGCAATTAAATAGCAAAGTATTCAATCAAGATAAAATGGTTAAATGCTCGCCGCTCCCTCCGTCTCATGTAAAGGTTATTTTCTACCTTTATAATAACGGATCATCATCTATATCTGATATAGCTGCTAGGCTTGCAATTTCAAAACCTAATATGACTCCTGTCATAGATAAACTATTAAAAGAAGGTCTTGTATATAGAACAGAAGACCCTAATGATAGAAGAATCGTTAGAATAGATTTAACTCAAAAAGCCCATGATCTTACACTAGAACATAAAAGAAAGTTAAAAGAATTACTTTTATCCCAGTTAACATCCCTATCTCAAGAAGATTTATTAAAAATGAGTGACTTGGTATCTGAACTTACTAAAATTATTGTTAAATTAAATTAA
- a CDS encoding ABC transporter ATP-binding protein yields the protein MIKLIKHLRNSIGSVLLIVVLLAIQATCDLSLPDYTSDIVNVGIQQSGIENAVPKVIRESQMNNLTLFMSKSDKDEVMKYYTLLNKGEYKDSNVDEKLYELNTKDKSVIDNLDPIMAKSMMIASGIEQNKTQILKKITPPGVPVNKNTDVMSVLRTMPTEALDNMKSSVEEKISKMPESMVSQSAIRYVKAEYKAIGMNVDKLQTNYIFKAGAIMLGIALISMVATVAVGYLGARVAAKLGRNLRKQVFGKVVSFSNKEMDEFSTASLITRSTNDIQQVQMLMVMLLRIVFYAPILAIGGFIKVLNTNTSMAWIIGVAVLAILSVVLVLFGLVMPKFKSVQKLVDKVNLVTREMLTGMLVIRAFSTEKHEEKRFDKANTDLMKTNLFVNRAMSMMMPTMMLIMNVITVVIVWNGAHSVDSGSMQVGDMMAFIQYTMQIIMAFLMISMVSMILPRAVVSMGRIDEVISTDLVIKDKKETKSFDENKKGIVEFKNVSFRYPNAEEDVLSNITFTAKPGQTTAFIGSTGSGKSTLINLIPRFYDVTEGEILVDGVNVKDVTQHELREKIGYVPQKGVLFSGTINSNLRYGKKDVSEETVRKAAEIAQASEFIDVKPKKFETEISQGGTNVSGGQKQRLSIARAIAKNPEIYIFDDSFSALDLKTDAALRKSLNEETGDSTVLIVAQRISTIINADQIVVLDQGKVVGIGTHKELLKICEVYNEIALSQLSKEELANG from the coding sequence ATGATTAAGCTGATTAAACATTTAAGAAACTCAATAGGTTCTGTGTTGCTTATTGTTGTACTTTTAGCAATTCAAGCAACATGTGATCTATCTTTACCAGATTATACATCTGATATAGTAAATGTTGGTATACAACAAAGCGGAATTGAAAATGCAGTTCCAAAGGTCATAAGAGAAAGTCAAATGAACAATCTTACTTTGTTCATGAGCAAAAGCGATAAAGACGAAGTAATGAAATATTATACATTATTAAACAAAGGTGAATATAAAGATAGTAATGTAGATGAAAAACTTTATGAACTGAACACAAAAGATAAATCAGTAATAGATAACTTAGACCCTATAATGGCTAAATCTATGATGATTGCTTCTGGAATTGAACAAAACAAAACACAAATATTAAAAAAAATTACACCGCCAGGAGTACCAGTAAATAAAAATACAGATGTTATGTCTGTACTTAGAACAATGCCAACTGAAGCTTTAGATAATATGAAATCTTCAGTTGAAGAAAAAATAAGTAAGATGCCAGAAAGTATGGTAAGTCAAAGTGCAATAAGATATGTAAAAGCTGAATATAAAGCTATTGGTATGAACGTAGATAAACTACAAACTAATTATATATTTAAAGCTGGAGCTATAATGCTTGGAATAGCACTTATAAGTATGGTAGCAACAGTAGCAGTTGGATACTTAGGAGCTAGAGTAGCAGCAAAACTTGGTAGAAATTTAAGAAAACAAGTATTTGGAAAGGTTGTATCTTTCTCTAACAAAGAGATGGATGAATTTTCTACAGCATCACTAATAACTCGTAGTACTAATGATATACAACAAGTACAGATGCTTATGGTAATGTTACTTAGAATAGTATTTTATGCTCCAATACTTGCAATAGGTGGATTTATAAAGGTATTAAATACAAATACATCTATGGCATGGATAATTGGGGTAGCAGTTCTTGCAATACTTTCTGTAGTTTTAGTATTATTTGGATTAGTTATGCCTAAATTCAAATCTGTACAAAAACTTGTTGATAAAGTTAACTTAGTAACTCGTGAAATGTTAACAGGAATGTTAGTAATAAGAGCTTTTAGTACTGAAAAGCATGAAGAAAAAAGATTTGATAAAGCTAATACTGATTTAATGAAAACTAATTTATTTGTAAATAGAGCAATGTCAATGATGATGCCAACAATGATGCTTATAATGAACGTAATAACAGTTGTAATTGTTTGGAATGGTGCTCATAGTGTTGATTCGGGAAGCATGCAAGTTGGAGATATGATGGCATTTATCCAATATACTATGCAAATAATAATGGCATTTTTAATGATATCAATGGTTTCTATGATCCTACCTCGTGCAGTAGTTTCTATGGGACGTATAGATGAAGTTATATCTACTGACTTAGTAATAAAAGATAAAAAAGAAACTAAAAGTTTTGATGAAAATAAAAAAGGTATAGTTGAATTTAAAAATGTAAGTTTTAGATATCCTAACGCAGAAGAAGATGTTTTAAGTAATATAACATTTACGGCAAAACCAGGTCAAACTACAGCTTTTATTGGTAGTACAGGATCAGGAAAGTCAACTCTTATAAATTTAATACCTCGTTTTTATGATGTAACAGAAGGTGAAATATTAGTAGATGGAGTAAATGTAAAAGATGTTACTCAACATGAATTAAGAGAAAAGATAGGATATGTTCCACAAAAAGGTGTATTATTCTCAGGAACTATAAACTCTAACTTAAGATATGGTAAGAAGGATGTTAGTGAAGAAACTGTAAGAAAAGCAGCAGAGATCGCTCAAGCAAGTGAATTTATAGATGTTAAACCTAAGAAATTTGAAACAGAAATTTCACAAGGTGGTACTAATGTTTCTGGGGGTCAAAAGCAAAGATTATCAATAGCTAGAGCAATAGCTAAAAATCCAGAAATATATATATTTGATGATAGTTTTTCTGCACTTGACTTAAAAACAGATGCAGCACTTAGAAAATCACTTAATGAAGAAACAGGAGATTCTACAGTACTTATAGTAGCTCAGAGAATAAGTACAATAATAAATGCAGATCAGATAGTGGTTTTAGACCAAGGTAAGGTTGTAGGAATAGGAACTCATAAAGAACTTCTTAAAATTTGTGAAGTATATAATGAGATAGCACTATCACAGCTTTCAAAGGAGGAACTTGCAAATGGCTAA
- a CDS encoding ABC transporter ATP-binding protein, which produces MANNKKTMPKGPGMGGPKGMQGGEKAKDFKGTMKNLFNYLKPYRLSILIVIIFAIGSSAFSIVGPKVLGNATTEIFEGVVRKIGGEGNGGIDFNYIGKILGILLGLYVISALFSYVQSFIMSGISQKVSYKLRKEISEKINRMPLSYFDKKTHGEVLSRVTNDIDTLSQNLNQTMTQVITAVTTVIGVLIMMISISWQMTIVALLILPISGILISVVVKKSQSHFKSQQEYLGHVNGQVEETYGGHNIVKAFNGEEAAINEFNELNDKLYESAWKSQFLSGMMMPMMSFIGNIGYVLVSILGGYFTIKKTIEVGDILSFIQYVRSFNQPIAQTAQVANIMQSMAAAAERAFEFLDEDEEVQTSENPASVENIEGNVSFDHVNFGYSEDKIIINNFTTNIKAGQKVAIVGPTGAGKTTIVKLLMRFYDVNKGAILIDGHNIKDFNRSDLRSLFGMVLQDTWLFNGSIMENIRYSKLNASDEEVIEAAKSAHVDHFVKTLPDGYKMELNEEANNVSQGQKQLLTIARAILADPKILILDEATSSVDTRTEVLIQKAMENLMEGRTSFIIAHRLSTIKDADLILVMKDGDIVEQGSHEELLEKGGFYSSLYNSQFEECDEVC; this is translated from the coding sequence ATGGCTAATAATAAAAAAACTATGCCAAAAGGCCCAGGAATGGGTGGACCTAAAGGCATGCAAGGTGGAGAAAAAGCAAAAGATTTTAAAGGCACTATGAAAAATCTTTTCAACTATTTAAAACCATATAGATTATCTATATTAATAGTTATTATATTTGCAATAGGGAGTTCAGCTTTCTCTATTGTAGGACCTAAAGTATTAGGAAATGCTACTACAGAAATTTTTGAGGGAGTAGTAAGAAAAATTGGTGGAGAAGGTAATGGAGGAATAGATTTTAATTATATAGGTAAGATTCTTGGAATACTTTTAGGCCTTTATGTAATTAGTGCATTATTTTCCTATGTTCAGTCATTTATAATGTCTGGGATATCACAAAAGGTATCATATAAATTAAGAAAAGAGATCTCAGAAAAAATAAATCGTATGCCACTATCATATTTTGATAAGAAAACTCATGGAGAAGTTTTATCTAGGGTGACAAATGATATAGATACATTAAGTCAAAACTTAAATCAAACTATGACTCAAGTTATAACTGCTGTTACTACTGTAATAGGTGTACTTATAATGATGATATCTATAAGTTGGCAAATGACTATAGTTGCATTATTAATACTTCCTATTTCAGGAATATTAATATCTGTAGTTGTAAAAAAATCTCAAAGTCACTTTAAATCTCAACAAGAGTACTTAGGTCATGTAAATGGTCAAGTAGAAGAGACTTATGGAGGACATAATATAGTAAAGGCTTTTAATGGGGAAGAAGCTGCAATAAATGAATTTAATGAACTCAATGATAAATTATATGAATCAGCATGGAAATCTCAATTCTTATCAGGAATGATGATGCCTATGATGAGTTTTATAGGTAATATAGGATATGTTTTAGTATCTATATTAGGTGGATACTTTACAATTAAAAAGACTATAGAAGTAGGAGATATATTATCTTTCATACAATATGTAAGAAGTTTTAACCAACCAATAGCACAAACTGCTCAGGTTGCAAATATAATGCAATCTATGGCCGCTGCAGCTGAGAGAGCCTTTGAATTTTTAGATGAAGATGAAGAAGTTCAAACAAGTGAAAATCCAGCAAGCGTTGAAAATATAGAAGGAAATGTAAGTTTTGACCATGTAAACTTTGGATACAGTGAAGATAAAATAATCATAAATAACTTTACAACTAATATAAAAGCTGGTCAAAAAGTAGCTATAGTGGGACCAACGGGTGCAGGTAAAACTACAATAGTTAAATTATTAATGCGTTTTTATGATGTAAACAAAGGAGCTATATTAATAGATGGACATAATATAAAAGACTTCAATAGAAGTGACTTACGTAGTCTATTTGGAATGGTTCTTCAAGATACATGGTTATTTAATGGAAGTATAATGGAAAATATAAGATATTCAAAGCTTAATGCAAGTGATGAAGAAGTTATAGAGGCTGCTAAATCAGCACATGTAGATCACTTTGTAAAGACTCTTCCAGATGGATATAAAATGGAATTAAATGAAGAGGCTAATAATGTTTCACAAGGACAAAAACAACTTTTAACTATAGCTAGAGCTATTTTAGCTGACCCTAAAATACTTATATTGGATGAAGCTACAAGTTCTGTTGATACTCGTACAGAAGTACTTATACAAAAAGCTATGGAAAATCTTATGGAAGGTAGAACTAGCTTTATAATAGCTCACAGACTTTCAACTATAAAAGATGCTGATTTAATACTTGTTATGAAGGATGGAGATATAGTAGAACAAGGCAGTCATGAGGAGCTATTAGAAAAGGGAGGATTCTACTCATCTTTATACAATAGTCAGTTTGAAGAATGCGATGAAGTTTGTTAA
- the cspD gene encoding cold-shock protein CspD has translation MMNGTVKWFNNEKGFGFISVEGGDDVFVHFSAIQKDGFKSLEEGQVVNFEIVEGARGPQAANVTIAE, from the coding sequence ATGATGAATGGAACAGTTAAATGGTTTAATAATGAAAAAGGATTTGGATTTATATCTGTAGAAGGTGGAGACGATGTATTCGTACATTTCTCAGCTATACAAAAAGATGGTTTCAAATCTTTAGAAGAAGGTCAAGTAGTTAACTTTGAAATAGTTGAAGGAGCAAGAGGACCTCAAGCTGCTAACGTAACTATAGCAGAATAA